A region of Etheostoma cragini isolate CJK2018 chromosome 2, CSU_Ecrag_1.0, whole genome shotgun sequence DNA encodes the following proteins:
- the pcdh18a gene encoding protocadherin-18a isoform X1, whose translation MQPGKMKGLFLARMWKVVAVLALATQHVAGKTVKYQVHEEQKVGTVIARLKDDVADVLAKLPSSVSLRFRAMQRASSSFFTVREQDGEISIRTKIDREKLCEKNLNCSIQFDVLTLPTEHLQLFHIEVEVLDINDNAPQFARTVIPIEISESAAVGARIPLDSATDPDVGENSLYTYALEPNNFFKIDIQSRTDGVKYAELVVLRELDREVRSGYELQYTASDRGVPPRTGSTLLKISVADSNDNSPVFDKSSYVINLPENAPVGTLLMDLNATDADDGTNAKIVYSFSSHVSPKIMETFKINPDSGRLTLIRRVDYEAVNSYDIDVQAQDMGPNSMPAHCKILVKVGDVNDNKPDISINLMSSQGNGDAAYISEASPLDTFVALVRVEDLDSGLNGEVQCKLHGQGYFKLQKSYENNYMILTNISLDREKRSEFSLTVVAEDRGTPSLSTVKHFTVHVTDENDNPPRFEKGQYEIFKSENNAPGAYLTSILATDPDLDANGQVSYSILENSVHGSSISTYVTIDPSNGAIYALRTFDREDVSRISFVVQAKDAGKPPLVSNVTVILNILDENDNPPVIVVPQLWNFTADVPVSKFTDAGHLVTAIRATDRDTGVNAELICSIVSGNDEGFFIIDPRTCEIHANASLANFPHEHVELTVVVRDQGRESLSAKAALKITLYENMENHVQVMDQGESSLDASLIIIISLGAICTMLLVIMVVFAARCNREKKETRHSYNCRVAESTHQHHPKKPSRQIHKGDITLVPTVNGTLPIRAHHRSPSTTPPMDRAQMGSQQNHHSRQSLNSLVTISSNHIPESFALELAHATPPVEQVSQLLSMLHQGQYQPRPSFRGNKYSRSYRYALQDMDKFSLKDSGRGDSEAGDSDCDMGRESPVDRLLLGEGFSDLIHLEMHHRLHPAMRLCTDECRVLGHSDQCWMPPLSSPASSDYRNNMYIPGEESSQQPQLDDDQSSVDSERRKSFSTFGKESGNEEAGAGGVEGSDACVAGGGAGSLLTEMNSVFQRLLPPNMDSYAECTETSPPSSSLTTERGSGRSGNMAGNHSNNAVPQDNRRGLLPGGKGPAYPPGVAAWAANTHYLNPGSGSVGANHVSSSSTSSTPTPNSTNGQPPHLKWLPAMEEIPENYEEDDFDGVFHQGHPGNKRSESRHEAGMDASELVHEINKLLQDVRQN comes from the exons atgcaaccaGGAAAAATGAAAGGACTATTTCTGGCAAGAATGTGGAAAGTTGTGGCTGTTTTGGCACTGGCAACCCAACACGTCGCCGGAAAGACAGTGAAATATCAGGTTCACGAGGAGCAGAAGGTCGGCACCGTTATTGCCCGTTTGAAAGACGATGTCGCGGACGTTCTGGCTAAACTTCCGAGCTCAGTGTCGCTCCGCTTCAGAGCTATGCAAAGAGCGAGCTCGTCTTTCTTCACGGTGCGCGAGCAGGACGGAGAAATCAGCATCAGGACCAAAATCGACCGCGAGAAACTCTGCGAAAAGAACCTCAACTGTTCCATTCAATTCGACGTGCTGACGCTCCCCACTGAGCACCTGCAGCTGTTTCACATCGAAGTGGAAGTGTTGGACATCAACGACAACGCGCCCCAGTTCGCCCGCACCGTCATCCCCATTGAGATCTCCGAGAGCGCGGCCGTGGGAGCGCGCATTCCCCTGGACAGCGCCACAGACCCCGATGTCGGGGAGAACTCACTCTACACGTATGCCTTAGAGCCCAACAACTTCTTCAAGATTGACATCCAGTCCAGGACGGACGGGGTCAAATATGCAGAGCTGGTGGTCCTCAGGGAGCTGGACCGGGAGGTGCGCTCCGGTTATGAACTTCAGTACACGGCCTCTGACAGGGGCGTTCCCCCGAGAACGGGGTCGACCCTCCTCAAAATCAGTGTTGCCGACTCAAACGACAACAGCCCCGTTTTTGACAAGTCATCATATGTCATTAATCTCCCAGAAAATGCACCTGTTGGCACTCTGCTCATGGACTTAAACGCCACTGACGCCGATGACGGCACCAACGCCAAAATAGTGTACTCCTTCAGCAGTCACGTGTCCCCCAAAATCATGGAGACATTCAAGATTAACCCAGACAGCGGCCGCCTGACCCTCATCAGGCGTGTGGACTATGAGGCCGTGAACTCTTATGACATTGATGTCCAAGCGCAGGATATGGGTCCCAACTCGATGCCGGCCCACTGCAAGATCCTGGTCAAAGTGGGAGACGTGAACGACAATAAACCGGACATCAGCATCAATCTCATGTCCTCTCAGGGCAATGGGGATGCAGCCTATATATCCGAGGCATCCCCTTTGGACACCTTTGTAGCTTTGGTGAGGGTGGAGGACTTGGACTCCGGGTTAAACGGAGAGGTACAGTGTAAACTTCACGGGCAGGGATATTTCAAACTGCAGAAGTCCTATGAGAACAACTACATGATTTTGACCAACATATCTCTGGACCGAGAGAAGAGGTCAGAGTTTAGTTTAACGGTGGTGGCTGAGGACCGCGGGACCCCTAGTCTCTCTACTGTCAAACATTTCACCGTGCATGTCACCGATGAAAACGACAACCCACCCCGTTTTGAGAAGGGGCAATATGAGATCTTCAAATCTGAGAACAATGCCCCCGGGGCGTACCTGACGTCCATCTTGGCCACTGACCCTGATCTGGACGCCAATGGGCAGGTGAGCTACTCCATCTTGGAGAACTCTGTTCACGGCAGCTCCATCTCCACCTACGTCACCATTGACCCGTCCAATGGCGCCATCTACGCTCTGCGTACGTTCGATCGAGAGGATGTTAGCCGCATCTCCTTTGTTGTGCAGGCCAAAGACGCAGGGAAACCGCCGCTGGTCAGCAACGTCACCGTTATCCTGAACATTCTGGATGAGAACGACAACCCCCCGGTCATCGTGGTCCCCCAGCTGTGGAACTTCACCGCTGATGTGCCTGTGTCGAAGTTCACAGACGCCGGACACTTAGTGACGGCGATCAGGGCGACAGATCGCGACACGGGGGTCAACGCCGAGCTCATCTGCTCCATCGTCAGTGGCAACGACGAGGGCTTCTTCATCATTGACCCGAGAACGTGTGAAATCCACGCCAACGCCAGCTTGGCAAACTTCCCCCATGAGCACGTAGAGTTGACAGTTGTGGTCAGGGATCAGGGAAGGGAGAGCCTCAGTGCTAAGGCGGCGCTGAAAATCACCCTCTATGAGAACATGGAGAACCACGTCCAGGTGATGGACCAGGGGGAGTCTTCCCTCGATGCATCCCTGATTATCATAATCTCCCTGGGCGCAATCTGCACCATGCTCCTGGTCATCATGGTGGTGTTTGCCGCTCGCTGTAACCGCGAGAAGAAGGAGACGAGGCATTCCTACAACTGCCGGGTAGCAGAATCCACCCATCAGCACCATCCCAAGAAGCCGTCGCGCCAAATCCACAAAGGTGATATCACCCTGGTTCCCACTGTGAACGGCACCCTGCCAATCAGAGCTCACCATCGCTCACCTTCGACCACGCCCCCCATGGACAGAGCCCAGATGGGGAGCCAGCAGAATCACCACAGCCGCCAGTCACTAAACAGCCTAGTGACCATCTCGTCCAATCACATTCCAGAGAGCTTTGCCCTGGAATTGGCACACGCAACTCCACCAGTGGAG CAAGTCTCACAGCTTCTGTCCATGCTCCATCAGGGCCAGTACCAGCCCAGACCCAGTTTCCGTGGCAACAAATACTCCCGCAGCTACAG GTATGCATTACAAGACATGGACAAGTTCAGCCTGAAGGACAGTGGCCGTGGGGACAGCGAGGCGGGGGACAGTGACTGTGACATGGGTCGGGAATCCCCCGTGGACAGGCTGCTGCTGGGGGAGGGCTTTTCTGACCTGATACACCTCGAAATGCACCATCGACTCCACCCAG CTATGCGGCTGTGCACGGATGAATGTCGCGTCCTGGGACACTCTGACCAGTGCTGGATGCCCCCGCTGTCCTCGCCCGCCTCCTCTGACTACCGCAACAACATGTACATCCCCGGGGAGGAGTCCTCCCAGCAGCCCCAGCTCGACGATGACCAGTCCTCCGTTGATTCCGAGCGCCGCAAGAGCTTCTCCACTTTTGGCAAGGAGTCTGGGAACGAGGAGGCCGGGGCCGGGGGAGTTGAAGGAAGCGATGCCTGCGTGGCCGGAGGAGGGGCTGGCTCCCTCCTCACAGAGATGAACTCTGTGTTCCAGCGGCTCCTCCCCCCTAACATGGACTCGTACGCCGAGTGCACCGAAACAAGCCCACCCTCGTCCTCCCTGACCACTGAGAGGGGAAGTGGGCGCAGTGGAAACATGGCAGGGAACCATAGCAACAACGCTGTTCCTCAAGACAACCGGCGAGGGTTGTTGCCAGGTGGGAAAGGTCCCGCTTACCCCCCAGGTGTGGCTGCATGGGCGGCCAATACCCACTATTTGAATCCCGGAAGTGGATCTGTGGGAGCCAATCatgtctcctcttcctccacctcttccACGCCCACTCCCAACTCCACCAACGGACAGCCGCCACACCTCAAATGGCTGCCAGCCATGGAGGAAATCCCGGAGAATTATGAGGAAGACGACTTTGACGGCGTCTTCCATCAGGGTCACCCGGGCAACAAGCGCAGCGAGAGCCGCCACGAGGCCGGCATGGACGCTAGCGAGCTGGTGCACGAGATCAATAAACTGCTGCAGGACGTCAGGCAGAactaa
- the pcdh18a gene encoding protocadherin-18a isoform X2 yields the protein MQPGKMKGLFLARMWKVVAVLALATQHVAGKTVKYQVHEEQKVGTVIARLKDDVADVLAKLPSSVSLRFRAMQRASSSFFTVREQDGEISIRTKIDREKLCEKNLNCSIQFDVLTLPTEHLQLFHIEVEVLDINDNAPQFARTVIPIEISESAAVGARIPLDSATDPDVGENSLYTYALEPNNFFKIDIQSRTDGVKYAELVVLRELDREVRSGYELQYTASDRGVPPRTGSTLLKISVADSNDNSPVFDKSSYVINLPENAPVGTLLMDLNATDADDGTNAKIVYSFSSHVSPKIMETFKINPDSGRLTLIRRVDYEAVNSYDIDVQAQDMGPNSMPAHCKILVKVGDVNDNKPDISINLMSSQGNGDAAYISEASPLDTFVALVRVEDLDSGLNGEVQCKLHGQGYFKLQKSYENNYMILTNISLDREKRSEFSLTVVAEDRGTPSLSTVKHFTVHVTDENDNPPRFEKGQYEIFKSENNAPGAYLTSILATDPDLDANGQVSYSILENSVHGSSISTYVTIDPSNGAIYALRTFDREDVSRISFVVQAKDAGKPPLVSNVTVILNILDENDNPPVIVVPQLWNFTADVPVSKFTDAGHLVTAIRATDRDTGVNAELICSIVSGNDEGFFIIDPRTCEIHANASLANFPHEHVELTVVVRDQGRESLSAKAALKITLYENMENHVQVMDQGESSLDASLIIIISLGAICTMLLVIMVVFAARCNREKKETRHSYNCRVAESTHQHHPKKPSRQIHKGDITLVPTVNGTLPIRAHHRSPSTTPPMDRAQMGSQQNHHSRQSLNSLVTISSNHIPESFALELAHATPPVEGQYQPRPSFRGNKYSRSYRYALQDMDKFSLKDSGRGDSEAGDSDCDMGRESPVDRLLLGEGFSDLIHLEMHHRLHPAMRLCTDECRVLGHSDQCWMPPLSSPASSDYRNNMYIPGEESSQQPQLDDDQSSVDSERRKSFSTFGKESGNEEAGAGGVEGSDACVAGGGAGSLLTEMNSVFQRLLPPNMDSYAECTETSPPSSSLTTERGSGRSGNMAGNHSNNAVPQDNRRGLLPGGKGPAYPPGVAAWAANTHYLNPGSGSVGANHVSSSSTSSTPTPNSTNGQPPHLKWLPAMEEIPENYEEDDFDGVFHQGHPGNKRSESRHEAGMDASELVHEINKLLQDVRQN from the exons atgcaaccaGGAAAAATGAAAGGACTATTTCTGGCAAGAATGTGGAAAGTTGTGGCTGTTTTGGCACTGGCAACCCAACACGTCGCCGGAAAGACAGTGAAATATCAGGTTCACGAGGAGCAGAAGGTCGGCACCGTTATTGCCCGTTTGAAAGACGATGTCGCGGACGTTCTGGCTAAACTTCCGAGCTCAGTGTCGCTCCGCTTCAGAGCTATGCAAAGAGCGAGCTCGTCTTTCTTCACGGTGCGCGAGCAGGACGGAGAAATCAGCATCAGGACCAAAATCGACCGCGAGAAACTCTGCGAAAAGAACCTCAACTGTTCCATTCAATTCGACGTGCTGACGCTCCCCACTGAGCACCTGCAGCTGTTTCACATCGAAGTGGAAGTGTTGGACATCAACGACAACGCGCCCCAGTTCGCCCGCACCGTCATCCCCATTGAGATCTCCGAGAGCGCGGCCGTGGGAGCGCGCATTCCCCTGGACAGCGCCACAGACCCCGATGTCGGGGAGAACTCACTCTACACGTATGCCTTAGAGCCCAACAACTTCTTCAAGATTGACATCCAGTCCAGGACGGACGGGGTCAAATATGCAGAGCTGGTGGTCCTCAGGGAGCTGGACCGGGAGGTGCGCTCCGGTTATGAACTTCAGTACACGGCCTCTGACAGGGGCGTTCCCCCGAGAACGGGGTCGACCCTCCTCAAAATCAGTGTTGCCGACTCAAACGACAACAGCCCCGTTTTTGACAAGTCATCATATGTCATTAATCTCCCAGAAAATGCACCTGTTGGCACTCTGCTCATGGACTTAAACGCCACTGACGCCGATGACGGCACCAACGCCAAAATAGTGTACTCCTTCAGCAGTCACGTGTCCCCCAAAATCATGGAGACATTCAAGATTAACCCAGACAGCGGCCGCCTGACCCTCATCAGGCGTGTGGACTATGAGGCCGTGAACTCTTATGACATTGATGTCCAAGCGCAGGATATGGGTCCCAACTCGATGCCGGCCCACTGCAAGATCCTGGTCAAAGTGGGAGACGTGAACGACAATAAACCGGACATCAGCATCAATCTCATGTCCTCTCAGGGCAATGGGGATGCAGCCTATATATCCGAGGCATCCCCTTTGGACACCTTTGTAGCTTTGGTGAGGGTGGAGGACTTGGACTCCGGGTTAAACGGAGAGGTACAGTGTAAACTTCACGGGCAGGGATATTTCAAACTGCAGAAGTCCTATGAGAACAACTACATGATTTTGACCAACATATCTCTGGACCGAGAGAAGAGGTCAGAGTTTAGTTTAACGGTGGTGGCTGAGGACCGCGGGACCCCTAGTCTCTCTACTGTCAAACATTTCACCGTGCATGTCACCGATGAAAACGACAACCCACCCCGTTTTGAGAAGGGGCAATATGAGATCTTCAAATCTGAGAACAATGCCCCCGGGGCGTACCTGACGTCCATCTTGGCCACTGACCCTGATCTGGACGCCAATGGGCAGGTGAGCTACTCCATCTTGGAGAACTCTGTTCACGGCAGCTCCATCTCCACCTACGTCACCATTGACCCGTCCAATGGCGCCATCTACGCTCTGCGTACGTTCGATCGAGAGGATGTTAGCCGCATCTCCTTTGTTGTGCAGGCCAAAGACGCAGGGAAACCGCCGCTGGTCAGCAACGTCACCGTTATCCTGAACATTCTGGATGAGAACGACAACCCCCCGGTCATCGTGGTCCCCCAGCTGTGGAACTTCACCGCTGATGTGCCTGTGTCGAAGTTCACAGACGCCGGACACTTAGTGACGGCGATCAGGGCGACAGATCGCGACACGGGGGTCAACGCCGAGCTCATCTGCTCCATCGTCAGTGGCAACGACGAGGGCTTCTTCATCATTGACCCGAGAACGTGTGAAATCCACGCCAACGCCAGCTTGGCAAACTTCCCCCATGAGCACGTAGAGTTGACAGTTGTGGTCAGGGATCAGGGAAGGGAGAGCCTCAGTGCTAAGGCGGCGCTGAAAATCACCCTCTATGAGAACATGGAGAACCACGTCCAGGTGATGGACCAGGGGGAGTCTTCCCTCGATGCATCCCTGATTATCATAATCTCCCTGGGCGCAATCTGCACCATGCTCCTGGTCATCATGGTGGTGTTTGCCGCTCGCTGTAACCGCGAGAAGAAGGAGACGAGGCATTCCTACAACTGCCGGGTAGCAGAATCCACCCATCAGCACCATCCCAAGAAGCCGTCGCGCCAAATCCACAAAGGTGATATCACCCTGGTTCCCACTGTGAACGGCACCCTGCCAATCAGAGCTCACCATCGCTCACCTTCGACCACGCCCCCCATGGACAGAGCCCAGATGGGGAGCCAGCAGAATCACCACAGCCGCCAGTCACTAAACAGCCTAGTGACCATCTCGTCCAATCACATTCCAGAGAGCTTTGCCCTGGAATTGGCACACGCAACTCCACCAGTGGAG GGCCAGTACCAGCCCAGACCCAGTTTCCGTGGCAACAAATACTCCCGCAGCTACAG GTATGCATTACAAGACATGGACAAGTTCAGCCTGAAGGACAGTGGCCGTGGGGACAGCGAGGCGGGGGACAGTGACTGTGACATGGGTCGGGAATCCCCCGTGGACAGGCTGCTGCTGGGGGAGGGCTTTTCTGACCTGATACACCTCGAAATGCACCATCGACTCCACCCAG CTATGCGGCTGTGCACGGATGAATGTCGCGTCCTGGGACACTCTGACCAGTGCTGGATGCCCCCGCTGTCCTCGCCCGCCTCCTCTGACTACCGCAACAACATGTACATCCCCGGGGAGGAGTCCTCCCAGCAGCCCCAGCTCGACGATGACCAGTCCTCCGTTGATTCCGAGCGCCGCAAGAGCTTCTCCACTTTTGGCAAGGAGTCTGGGAACGAGGAGGCCGGGGCCGGGGGAGTTGAAGGAAGCGATGCCTGCGTGGCCGGAGGAGGGGCTGGCTCCCTCCTCACAGAGATGAACTCTGTGTTCCAGCGGCTCCTCCCCCCTAACATGGACTCGTACGCCGAGTGCACCGAAACAAGCCCACCCTCGTCCTCCCTGACCACTGAGAGGGGAAGTGGGCGCAGTGGAAACATGGCAGGGAACCATAGCAACAACGCTGTTCCTCAAGACAACCGGCGAGGGTTGTTGCCAGGTGGGAAAGGTCCCGCTTACCCCCCAGGTGTGGCTGCATGGGCGGCCAATACCCACTATTTGAATCCCGGAAGTGGATCTGTGGGAGCCAATCatgtctcctcttcctccacctcttccACGCCCACTCCCAACTCCACCAACGGACAGCCGCCACACCTCAAATGGCTGCCAGCCATGGAGGAAATCCCGGAGAATTATGAGGAAGACGACTTTGACGGCGTCTTCCATCAGGGTCACCCGGGCAACAAGCGCAGCGAGAGCCGCCACGAGGCCGGCATGGACGCTAGCGAGCTGGTGCACGAGATCAATAAACTGCTGCAGGACGTCAGGCAGAactaa